Proteins encoded together in one Prunus dulcis chromosome 3, ALMONDv2, whole genome shotgun sequence window:
- the LOC117622299 gene encoding uncharacterized protein LOC117622299 has product MIFNTGEGGNCFVGCEVVMALALGFAHSPSPLLSLHQKPKPTLRLAAFRCSATPSNEIILRTCKNCKTQFDPSINNPRACRFHTAHFGGETKRKFESVHTGGTMNTPDSGKVVQYWHCCGSEDPFDPGCTAAPHSSYDD; this is encoded by the exons ATGATTTTTAATACTGGAGAAGGTGGTAATTGTTTTGTGGGTTGTGAAGTTGTGATGGCTTTGGCTTTGGGTTTTGCTCATTCACCGAGTCCTTTGCTTTCTCTTCATCAGAAGCCAAAACCCACATTGAGATTGGCTGCATTTCGATGCTCAGCGACGCCTAGCAATGAAATAATCCTCAGGACTTGCAAGAATTGCAAAACCCAATTCGACCCTTCCATCAATAACCCCCGGGCTTGTCGCTTTCACACAGCTCATTTCGGAG GAGAAACAAAGAGGAAGTTTGAGAGTGTGCACACTGGGGGCACCATGAACACTCCTGACTCTGGAAAAGTTGTTCAATACTGGCATTGTTGTGGATCTGAAGATCCCTTTGACCCTGGATGCACAGCTGCTCCTCACTCATCCTATGATGACTGA